A region from the Kryptolebias marmoratus isolate JLee-2015 linkage group LG9, ASM164957v2, whole genome shotgun sequence genome encodes:
- the gabra6a gene encoding gamma-aminobutyric acid receptor subunit alpha-6a, with protein MAAASLTLVAFICWISVGNVQGTEKIDSDNITRILDRLLDGYDNRLRPGSGGGITEVKTDIFVTSFGPVSDVEMEYTMDMFFRQMWVDERLKFDGPTEILRLNNKMVEKIWTPDTFFRNSRKSISHNMTTPNKLFRIMQNGTVLYTMRLTINAECPMNLMDFPMDGHTCPLRFGSFGFTSSEILFTWRKGLKSSVECPKESMSLLQYDLVGQTLSSETLKFNTGHYSVQVVHFHLQRKLGYYLIQTYIPLIMIVILSQVSFWINKESVPARTVAGITTVLTMTTLSISARQSLPKVAYATAMDWFIAVCFAFVASALVEFAAVNYFATLQANRLKKQKARQDKLEVLAAGSEDDDTISSDSSPRGGLRRRNHSESYSEPHLPIFLQQGSAFPQFPQLAGTSRIDVYARVLFPLTFALFNLVYWYTYLARDTMQAAS; from the exons ATGGCTGCTGCCTCATTAACTTTGGTTGCGTTTATCTGTTGGATTAG TGTAGGTAATGTACAAGGAACCGAAAAGATAGACTCAGACAACATCACTCGCATTTTGGATAGACTTTTGGACGGATATGACAATAGACTGCGACCTGGATCTGGAG GTGGGATTACAGAAGTGAAAACAGACATCTTTGTCACCAGTTTTGGACCGGTTTCAGACGTTGAGATG GAGTACACCATGGACATGTTCTTCCGTCAAATGTGGGTTGACGAGAGGCTCAAGTTTGACGGTCCCACGGAAATTTTgcgtctgaacaacaaaatggTGGAAAAGATTTGGACGCCAGACACTTTCTTTAGGAATTCCAGAAAGTCCATTTCCCACAACATGACCACACCCAATAAACTCTTTCGCATCATGCAGAATGGGACAGTCCTCTACACCATGAG ACTAACAATCAACGCAGAATGTCCAATGAATCTCATGGATTTCCCTATGGATGGCCACACCTGTCCTCTCAGGTTTGGAAGCT TTGGATTTACCAGCAGTGAAATTCTTTTCACCTGGAGGAAAGGGCTAAAATCATCTGTCGAGTGTCCCAAAGAGTCAATGAGTCTTCTGCAGTACGATCTTGTGGGACAGACTTTGTCCAGTGAGACTCTGAAGTTCAACACAG GTCACTACTCTGTGCAGGTGGTCCATTTCCACCTGCAGAGGAAGCTTGGCTACTACCTCATACAGACCTACATCCCTCTTATAATGATCGTCATATTGTCTCAAGTCTCATTTTGGATCAACAAAGAGTCGGTCCCTGCGCGCACAGTTGCCG GCATCACCACGGTGCTGACCATGACCACCCTGAGCATCAGCGCCCGCCAGTCTTTGCCCAAAGTCGCCTACGCCACAGCCATGGACTGGTTCATCGCTGTGTGTTTTGCCTTCGTGGCGTCCGCCCTCGTCGAGTTTGCGGCGGTGAACTACTTTGCCACCTTGCAGGCAAACCGCCTGAAGAAGCAAAAAGCCAGACAGGACAAGCTGGAGGTGCTGGCCGCCGGCAGCGAGGACGACGACACGATTTCG TCGGACAGCAGCCCCCGGGGaggcctgaggaggaggaaccaCTCGGAGAGCTACAGCGAGCCTCACCTGCCGATTTTCCTGCAGCAGGGTTCGGCGTTTCCCCAGTTCCCGCAGCTGGCAGGGACGAGCCGGATCGACGTCTACGCCCGCGTCCTCTTCCCCCTGACCTTTGCCCTCTTCAACCTGGTTTACTGGTACACCTACCTGGCCAGGGACACCATGCAGGCGGCCAGCTGA